The window CCCGACAGCTTCACCCGAGCACCCGACAGCAAGGCACGCTATAGTGTCCAGCGAGCTCCTTAGTGACAGGGAATGGGAAAACTTTGCCTAGAGACTTCCCAAGAGCACATACATACCCCGATGTCCCTCCTTCTGTGGCTGTCTCCCCTCAGCACAGGAATTTTCCTTGGATCTGCTTGACTGGAGCCCCAGTCCTGACTGTGGCACATTCCTCAGTGCACCTGGGCTCACGTCATGGATTTATTTGGGGGTCTGAGACCCCGTCCTTCAACCCTGGTCACCGCAGTGAAACGAGGTGATCCATACAGCTGTCCATACAGAGCACCAAACAAAAGCTGCAGGAGCTACTTATGTTATCTGTCCCTGCAGGCTATAAAGAGTTAACAGATCTGCACCTCTGCCACTTCTGCCACCTCCCAGGCTGGCCCAGGTCCACCTGCTTTTGTCTAGGAAGGGTTGACTTTCACCTTGCTCCTGTTTACTCCTAGACTTGTGTACACAGTGCTGGGAAGGGAGACGCACAGAGCTCAGCTCCCCATTACGGAGTCGTAAAAGGAGATAAAGAGCGCCCTGCACTTCAGGTGCCGGAGTCTCTGCAGGCCTGACTCCTCTGCTGCTCGCTGGCTACAGCCTTCGAAAGAAGCCTTTAGCGAACTTTGGCGTGGTTGATCGGAGGCAGTGGCCACAAAAGCAAATCCCATGTCTGAAAAGCTTTGTCCCTTCTCCAGaacataatttgtttttctttctgatgggGTTTGCAAAAGCTGCGGTGAGGATGTGTGGGCTGGGGTAGGTGAGCTGCCTGGGTCTGGTATTTCCCAGAACtagccagcagctggggaaactCGCACGTCGGCCAGGCCCTTTGCTCGCTGCCTTGGTGAATAGATGCTCCTGCTCTCAGAAGAGCCTGGCGATACACTGGGCCCGGGAGCGTGGGATGGAgtggggtgggctggggctggggctgaggcagcCTGCGCCCTGCTCGGGGTGCTGGCTGTGACTCCTGTGCTgtagggcaggagcagggcaagcCGTGTCCAGCCTCACCCACAGCCTGTCTGGGGCTCACGTGAGACCTCTGTGCCCAGCTTTTCCAGGAATGGCGCTCATAGCTCACGTGCCTGACGTGCTGCTTGTCCAGCAGGGAATAGGCTCTTAATTTTTGCCACTGGCAGGCAGGGAAAGCTTCTGTTCCATCCCCGGCACACTGGTTAATCCCCCTCGGTGCTTGCTGGGGATCAAAGCTGCTTAGCATGAGGAAGAGATcctggaagcagcagaaatggtAGTTTTCTGTGCAGACCTCTCCTGGAAAGGAGCATATTAATAGCAGGGCTCGACTTCAGCTGCCAGGGCAAGGTGGGGTGGCGCAGCCGTCCAGTCTGCCTCTCCCAGCAAGTCCCTGGCCCGGCTCCAGTGTGGGATAACAGGTGGCAGAAAGCAGGCTCTGAGCAGCGGGTACCCTCCTCCAGCTGGCAGTTGTGGAGGGTGTTAAGCTGGACGTGGCCAGAGACGACTTGGCAAGGGCtgcctggtgctgtgctgctgtctcGTAGCTTTTTCCTCTTGGCCGTGGCCTGCCAGCGCAGAGGGAGCAGCGGCACCTGCCTGTGGTGTCTCTCAGCCTGCTGTCATGGCTGCGGCAAGGACTGAGCCTTCCTTGGGATGAGCAGTTCTGCAGGGAGCTGTTTGTGGCACTCAGGAAGCCCTGAGCCTTTGCTTTTAAGCCTGGGAAAGTGCCCTCTCACAGGTGTGCATGTTAGGAATGTGCCTGCTGCAGACCTGCCCTGAGAGCAGGGCACTCGGCTGTTAACTCTTCCCAGCCGGAGCGCTCCCGGCTGCCCAGGGCCCAGCTCCTGGAAGGAGCCTGCTCCCTGGGAGAGCGTGTCCTGGAACCTAGAGGGCAGACATGGAGATGCCCGGCAGCCCTCTAACTTCCCTGTGCTTCAGGGAGAAGCTGGCAGATGAATCTGTTAAAAAACAAGCCTTGCTGCCCACAAGAAAAGCTTTCTGCAAGGCTCGAGGAGCTCTCCTGGCTTCCAGGAATTTCCCTGTCCTTGCTCAAGAGGATGATGAAGAGTGAGTTCAGGGAACGCTCCCATATAATCTTATTTACGCTTGTGAGTCAGTAATTTCCTTGTTATGTCCTCTGGCTTGTAAACACTGTCTGTCCTGATGTAAATAGGGCTTTCTGATAGCCGAACCTGGTGCGTTCCACAGTATGTACTAATCGCTGTGGCTGGCTGCCATGGCGCTGCTCATGCCTGGGCTGATCTGATAAGGCCAGCCTGCTGTCCAGCCACTCGGTGGCCCAAAGGCGGCTTTCCTTCAGCCTCCCTCGCTGGGACATTCGCTGGCCGTGAGTCATGACAGCGTGCAGCATGAGCTGGCACGGGTGCGGCACGGCGCTCCTGCCAGCATCGGTCTGCCCCGGCTTGGCAGCCCGCTTGTAGGGATCGCAGCAAGtgcgctgcccggccccgctgtCCTGGCGTGGGCAGACTGGAACCGACCCTTCCCGCGCCTCCATGGAGTCGCCGTGAGCTGTAGTGGGAGCAGCGACCGCCTGCTGGCAGCGGTTCCCATCGCAGGTCTGGCTTTGGCTGGGTTTCACATATCTCAAAATGAATTTGCCCTGGAGTGAGTGATGCGTAATGTTAGGAACGCCTGGTTCCAGGAGGCAAGGGGATTTCTTCCCAGctgtccttcctccccagcccccttcccATTGCTCCGTGCCAGCTCGGACGGAGAGGAGACGGGTCTGGGAGGAGAGCTGGCCCCAGCGCTCCGTGCCCCGCGGCTATTCATTTGCTTATCCTCCAGCAGAGTTGCAGGGGAAACCAGAGATGCCTCAATAAGCTAATGAAAAGCACATCAAGTAGCCGCTGCTCCTCATGCAAAATGAGAAGCATCTTGCTCTGACCACAAGGCATTGTTTGTGGCAAAACCAGTACCCTAATGGTAGGGAAATCTGGGCGGCGAGCAGGGCCGAGAGGAAGCTGACTCATGGCTTATGACGGGTTGTGAGCATTCACCTGTAGGATCAGAGGTGGGGATAACTCGTCAGGCTGTGTCACTGCGGGGCTGCAGGAAGGGTCGCACCTGGGCTACCAGGGGAGCTGATGGGAGCCACTGGAGGCGCAGAGCCCGCTGCCCCGTGCTCGCTGCTATCCTGATAAAGCAGCCGGGCTTGGGTGGTGAGACCCAGGGCTAATTGCTCCATGGGTCTCTGCTCTTCTCCCCCCAGTAATGCCATAGTTACTCATGATAAACTTGCATGATAAGAAGAGCCCTCAGATGCGCAGGGCTGTGGACTAAAAGCATGTGTTCTGCTGCAGCTATTTACAAAGACACTCCTGGGTAGATAAACCTTCAGGACTTAAACCACGGTGATGCCCAGGAAGCGTGCATCCAGTATTTCTACGGGGACAGCATGAAAAAATGTGACAGCCTAGCTCCCAGCTATGAGACCCGTCCATCTGCGTCGCGCTCCTTGCCCTGGGGGAAGGGGTGAAGTCCCCCACCACGCCAATGACTTCATGGCTGTGGAATCAGAGGCAGGGAGCGCTGGAATCTGCGGGCTGCTGTTGGGCAACTGCGAGCTGCCTCCGCGGCACCCTCACCTGgccccaggctgctgggagAGCTCCGAGGCTTCTGGGGGAATTGCACAACCTCGGTGAGGGCAGGAGGTTTGCGCTTGTGGCTCCGGCAAGGTCCAAGTGCAAATGAGCTCTGGTGTAGAAATTGCCACTGTGGCCACGCAGCTGATTCCCTGCGAGGCTCTCCCGGCCTAGCTGCTGTGCAGGCTGGGCAGCCTGCCCTTCTGCGCTGCTGTTCTGCTCCCGAACGTCTGCAGCCGCAGTTGCCAAACCTTGGGATCCTGGGCTTCATTTTATAGACTTGTTTGTTTACGTGTGATTAAATAGGTGAGACGGGGAAGCTCTTCCTTCAGGCGAGTTACTGCTGATAGCGAATGCTCTTGAACATCGCAGCATTGCACTTCAGATCAGCTGAACTGACAGATCAGTTTTTAACCCTTGGGTAATAAAATAGATTTGGTCTCAGTGCAAGAAGCAATGAGCTGCCTTGATGTGaagcttctgtgctgtgcaaaaaaaaagcctgatgTATAGGTGCCAGGCTTTCTCTGAGAATAGCAAGTTCCTCCAAATGCCCCTTTCTGACAAACTGAAGGCATTGTCTTTCCCCACGTGCTCTTGCTCTGAACTCCTGACCAAGATTGTGTTGTGTTATTTTCACCCTGTGGTTGTTTGGTGAACCTCCTGAATGCGCAGTTCTCAGGAAATTCCCATCCCAGACTGGCTCTCACTTCTGTTCTGAGAAATTCTAGGGGAATTCAGCTATTGCCAGGCCAATGAAGATAATGCTCTTGGTGGAGAGGAAGTTCAGCATTTAATGTTCTTGTGATGGAATTGTTGTGTTCAGCCCTGAACTGCCCTTTTGAAAAACCCTTCAGAGTAGTTGCCTGAGACTTAACACTTCTCTTCCCCTGTCTTAAGGTGAGAGAAACCGAGACCATGGATGCACGATGGCTCGACTACCCTGGTTCTGGAGACCTGCCAGATGATGAAGACATTGGCAAATTCAAACCTCCCTCAACTTCTGATGGGTTAGATATAGATGAGACGTCTGGTTCTGGAGGTAAGCAGGGAAGGGGGCGAATGGATCTCCCTCGGCTGATACTGAAATTCTTCCTAGTGCCAGCAATCATGAATGATGGGCTAAGGGTACAGCTCGAGCTCCAGGGGGAACTGCAGAGTGTCAGGTGAAGATGAGAAAGCCGTGCGGACTGTAGGCACTCAGAGATGAGAACAGTGAAAGTGGTTGTACCATGATGTTGAATCACTCTGGCTAGACTCCATCTGTCCTCCCTAACTTGCCTTACTGCAAGCAAAAAGGCATCGTGCtagctgggtctctgtcccaCTGAACTCCAAAGAACttctggcagatttttttttttaattctaatctTGAGGTAGTGTTAAAGGGCTTAAAGTTTGGTGTCTTAGCTGAGGCCAAACAAGGTGAAGGACTAACTGATGTTGAAGTGAACTCTCTGTGACATGCAAAGCTCCCTGCCCAAACCAGTTTCAGCAGCTCCTTGTCCCCTTTATGTGAACACTTGTTCTctaaatggaaaagaacaagTACTGAAATCAGTACCTGACATGTTTGGGCAGATCTGGTGACTAGAGGGTTAGCAAACTATCCTTTAGGGGTGGGTGGTGAGAGCTTTGCCCTCCCTTGGCATTAGTTTAGCAAGCTATGGCAGACCTGCTTTGCGGAGCGACTCCTGATAATCTGCAGCAGGGGCCAATGGATGCAGCTGAAGATCCCTCCCATGCAAGAGGTGTTGGTCTGGAGATTACATCTCATGGTCTTGTGCAATCGAAGCCACGAAGTGGTGAATGTACGAGTAGATAAGAGGGAACGGTATTCAGGAGAGCAAGAGTGCTATTTAGACTGAAGTTGCTGAAGTGTCCGAATTGTGGAAAACCAGCCTGTAATTAGAGGAAAACTTAGCGTCCTCTTCTTTCCCCCCTGCAGACTACCCAGATTCTGAAGGTGCTATATATCCGACCACCATGGATACTCCTCTGGTAGGTATTGCCTttgcatgtatatttttttaaacaacgtGTAGCTACTCTGGCCCATCTCTGAAGCTTTCTGAATACCCTTCCCCCTGCAAGACGTGGCAGTGAGAGGAATCTACCTGCATGAGCAGGAACAGCATGCTTGCAATGCACTAAGCAAACTTTCCTTTCCCTGCACACCCTCCTACTTTCAATTGTAGGTAGGCTGGGTGCTGCTTACTGACGGGTGTGGTTTGTCTATTCTCTGTAGATATCTGACAACTATATCCCTGGAGATATGGAGAGAAAGATAGAaggtgagaagaaaaacacGATGCTGGACAATGAAATCATTCCAGACAAAGCTTTACCTGTTGAAGAGAACCTGTCCAACAAGATCTCCATGGCAAGCACAGCCAACAGCAGCATCTTTGAAAGAACAGAAGTTCTTACAGGTAATAGTCCACATTGTTCTTAAACTTTAATGACAAATTATTAATATTGTACATCAAAATGGCTTGTATTGTTCTCTGAGGAGCAGTTCCCTGCATTACCTTTGTGCCTGCCTCTACCAGATCACTTCTGCCTTCTAGTCCTTACATGGCAGGAGAGCCTAGGGCTTGCCTTGCTGGGGGTAAATTGCTTGTTTTTGAGCGTGTCACCTGACTGCTGGCTTAAACAAGTGCCACACAAGTCATGTGGTAGCTGCTCTGCACCTGCCTTCCTCAGCCAGAGGCATATCTAGCCATAAATCAGCAATGTCATAAACTTCTAAATCGAATGCAGGCATTTTCCTTCTAACCTCTGCCCAAGGCCTGCTTTTCCTGAGCCTTGCCAGGAACCCAACAACTCCTCTAGGGGGTTTGAGCACCTAGTCAGCTGTTACAAATCTAAGCGGCTCTGTCTAGAGCAGAACCAAGCAGCTGGCTCCCCCTCAGCATGTGGGACAGATCTATATCAAGGCAAACTTCATCCAGCACTTAGCTTGATGTCCGAGTACAGACCTCAGCGCGTTGTGCCCACGTGCAGCCATCCTTCCACGTGGAGGAGGGACGGGAGACTGGATTGCAAAGCCACCTAACAAAGTAGCTGAATTAGTGCAGTGAGAAGGTGTCACAGCAAAAGATAAACTTGATTGAAGTCTTACGGCCACCCTTGGTgtgaggagagggaaaaatctTCTGGGTGTGTGTGGGGAGTTGTTGCTGTTTAATTGAAATACTCAGTTATGTGTGCTCACGCATAAATGTGAGTATATATAAACAATAAAGCATGCAATCAAAGCTGTACCATTTTCCTGGAGTTGATACTGTGGGTTGTGGGAGGGCTCTCTTGGAGACTAAGAAAAAAGGGAACCGTACCAAAGCAGGGAGGTTGTCTTTTTGATGAAAGTTCCTTCTTGCACTTAACTGGAAGATTAGCACAACTGGTTAATGTGGAGCATGTGATTATTCTATGGTTGGATGAAAATCAGTTTGTGGCTTTTTCCAGTAACATCTGCTGTTGCTGAAAATGTCAGTACATATGGTGATAGGCACATGGGCAGAACTGATTCCGGAGGCAGTTCTGGGAACTTGTACTTATGAAGCAGATCTCAAAATTTAGCTGACAGTTTGGACTTGTCCAGGAGTTTAGACTTAAttccatgtttatttttttccccagccctcATTGCAGGAGGGGCAGTTGGCCTCCTGTTTGCTGTCTTCCTGATCCTTCTCTTAGTCTATCGCATGAAGAAAAAGGACGAAGGCAGTTACGACCTTGGAAAGAAACCGATCTACAAGAAAGCCCCTACAAACGAGTTCTACGCTTAAAGCTCAGCAGCACTTTGTGCCCATCAAGGGACAAATGGACTGTATGGAAACACTGTGCCCTCCAAGGAGACGTGCTGAACAAATGTTCTTTTTGGATTGAATTTCAAAGTGACTTTGAGGGGGAAAAATTTCTATATGACCCTTTCCACCCCACTCAGCTAACAAGGGCCCAATGAAATACAAAGagtctgaaaaaacaaaacaacaaacctcaGTGTACTTTATCTAAAGctagtataaaaaaaaaagccaaactttctgcttgtttttatagAGGGTATGTAAACATAAAACAGACTGTATGGAAGTAAACACTATGTGTTTGCATCCAGTGTGTGGTGTTCAGATTGGCTGCTTCTAcagaagatgacttttttttattaacctTGCTAACAGACATCTTGCAGCAGGCTGTTGATGTGAAGCATTTTTGTGGAGAACTATTTATGAATCTCTTACACTACAGATAATGTTGCCTTATCGGGGAGTAAAAGGCCCATAGGGCTCAAAATCCATGAATGCCATAAAGGGCCTATGGGAATGTCTTCCCCTGGAGACTTCTGTCTCTTCCTGCTGGCCCCAGGCAAGGGTCGTTAGTCCATGAAATCAGGACAGCCCTGTTTCTCTTGGCTATGGTGACACCCTTTCCTTGCCTTTACtctcttaccttttttttttaggattgcCTGTAGGGTTTTTAtaacaaaattttaaagaaaatagacTAATGTTTATATAAAGTTTGtagaaattgtttttgaaataaaaaaaaaaatctacttttttaatttcctcagatttattttttcaatccCTTTGTGTTTCCTTTGGCTGGGCATTTCTCTAGAGATGTTTTGTATGATTCATATTCTGAACTGCAGCAGGGTTAGCTACAGTGtgttacagatttctttttagttCTATAGCAGCTACTGGAGAGGGTAAAGATATTTATGGTTTTCTTGTAACttaggttttgatttttttttttttaaacttttaaaaatagaattatttatAGTTTCTGAAATGGCTGCTCTTCTCTTCTGGTAACTTTTATCCTTTTTATGTAAAACGCTAATATAATGAGTCTCTGTGAAAACTATTTAAGCTTTATTCTGTGAATTTTAATTATGAATTCAAGGCAATAACTTCTAGAATTAATCTGTATGCAAAATTGGATTCATTATATATGATTGAAGTAGGGAAAAGATGAGAGTATTTCTAGTCTGTAATATATTATAATCAGTCCTATAGAgctatatattatattttactgAGAAATACACAGTTCAGAGTGAAAAGGCTGGAGTCAATTCTTCAGCAGCCTCGCTGTGAGCCTGGGTCTAGTTTGTACTGCTCTTTGTCCAGTGTCTGCTCTAGAGTGCAGGTGGGCTGGTGAAGGCAGCTGGGGGGCTAGTAGCCAtgcccagggctgtgccacCCCATCCCTGCTGCGCCCGGGGGCTGGCAGCATTAGGGGATGTCAGGCTGGATCCTCTAAGGTGCAGCTGAGGTCCCCATCTCCGTTCTGGGGTTGCTCTTTGATGCAGGCATTGAGAGCTTACAGtacagggaaaataatttgatttttggTGCATGTCTGTGCTGCGGAGCCCCGGTGGTCCTGGGCCAAGCACTGACCTCCTGCAGAAGGCTGCCTCTGGTCGCCACAGAGCCACAGGTGGCTCGCTCTGACCTCCTGTGGTGGTCCTCTGTAACGTGTTGTGTACATAGCTCCTACCTCTTCTGAGTCACGCCAGGCCCCTAGAGCAACGGGTGGCTGCAGGTCCCAGGTCTCCGATGGAGGAGGGCGGTGCAGGAGCACTCCGTGCAGGTCCTGTCCTGTTGCAGCTGTCTGAACCTGCTCTGGCTCAAGGCACCTTCGCTGTGGGGTCCTCAAACTGAGCAACAGGGTTGGCAGCCCAGAACCAGACTGTTGTGAATATTTTTTAGGAATCTCACCAGCTTCTCAAGCCTCCTTACAGGGACTTTGTTGTAGGCCTGAGGCCAAATCTGTAGAGGCAATAGCACAAAGAAATTTGGCTTCAGCTGGTGGCAGCCGCTTCTCGGTGCGGGACCGGTGCAGCGGGGCAGAGGGGGTGATGCACTGAGATGTGAGGGCGAGAGGACTTCCCCGAggcttctcctccaggctggcTCCCTTGGTCCCAGTACGTGTGTGTTCTTGGAAACTGCAGGCTCTGGGGTTGCTCTAAGAGCCAGGCACAGCTCATTGTAGActgggaaggagggggaggacaCGCAGTGCCTATGGGCAGCACTACGGGGAGGGCAGGAGAGGTGTCTGCTCCGCTGGGTACTTGGATTCTCTTGTCTAATTGCTCTTGGATTTTCCACTGTTacgtttttgtttttattttcccctcaaatAAACTGGTACTTTATAAAATTGGCTTTTTGGACTGTTTCTGATCCAGCATTACTTTTGGGAACTGGATAGCAGGGACCTCGTGTTTGTGTAACTGCTTGGTTTACCGAAGGGAGGGCGTGCGGGGAGCCGGCCCggtggtggcctgcagctcacAGGGGCTTTGTCAGCTGCCCCCGTGCCCTCTGCAGCGTCTGACCCCCAAGGGACTCCTGTAGGACCAGCACGTCTGGCTTGCTGGAGCTCCCCGGTACTGAAGCTTTTCCAGGCAGGCAAAGCACACCTAGCATGGCATGGGGTGGTGAGTCTGTCCCCTCTGATGTCCTGTTTCTGTGATGGGACTTGGAGGGTTGTAGCCAGAAGGGCCAGAGGGAGGTAAAGGCAGGCTTGGGCCTGTCCCCTGGTGACAGCAGGACGTGCCCATGCCCGCAGGTGTAGAGCAAGGTGCACAGAGCCTCGCCTGACCAAGTTTGAAGCCAGCTCTGGTTGAGTGACGTGGGCCTTgaggtgggagcagggctgctccagcctccctGGGGTCGGCTGCTCTGGGAGCAAGGCTGCggtggctctgtgctgcttcCACCAAAGGCAGCTCTTCTCTCTAGCAAGCCCCgaaggaagctgctgctgcttctccaagCCACTCTGCTCTGACAGCTTGGTGCTCTCGAGGGCTGGGACCCCTCTCGGTATCCCCAGGCTGCTCGCTGGGACAAGTGCTGAGCCTCCTAAGAAGTGCTgtatttaaacagattttcctCCTGGAGAAAATCCAGTTCCCTTCTCCCTGGTGGAAACTTCTCCCTGCTGAAAGCTCCTCTCAGGATGCTTAGATTTAGCAGGTATAAAGAGAACAAACTGGGGCCAGGCTCCAGCCTCCCTCAGGGTTGAGGGAGCAGCAGTGCTTGCTGTGCTCCATGCAGTTGCTTGGTCCAGTGCTGGTGCTCTGGGGGGTCCCCTGAGAGCCCGCTTCTGGTGCCGAGGTACCGAGACATGCGAGCACCGAGCCCCCTCGGGGCTGACCTCTGCTCCCCTGGCGGTGCTGTGTGCCAGCAAGCCGCTGACGTGCGCCTGCATTCCTCGGGCTCTCGTGCCTCCAAGGGCTGTGACAGGTTCTTGGACTTGCTCCTTGGAACAGTGTGtgtttatcttttcctttctcccgGGCTTTGTTTCAGCTGCAAGAAGCCCGTGTACTTTCCAAAAAACACCGTCAGTGCAGAAGCGCCTTGTTTTTGTGGAGCAATCCCGATGGGTCTCCTGCAACCCCCTGAGCGCGATCCTGGCTGCCTGCCCGTGTTCCCAGGACCTGGCTTCCTGGGCTGGATGTGCCCTGTCCCCCTCGGCTGCCTTGTCCCCAACCCTGCCCAAGGGTATTTGGTGAGGGGGGACATGCACCAAGCCGTTGGTTCTGCCCCCaagttgtttttcctcctggcaCCGCTCTGGTTTTAAAACCAGAACCCAAGGAGCTGCTTTGCCTGGGATGGGGCGCCTggatggggcgggggggaagcATGGGTTGTGCTGGGGTGAGCCCTGCCAGGAGAGAGCCCTTGCTCTTCGCTACCCCCGGGCACAGCACCCTTTTGCTGCGGGTGCTTTTCCCTGCAGGGTGGGAGCAGGTTTGGGATGGGGGCGGGTTTGGGATGGGGGTGGGCTCCTGGAGGTGGCTCCCCgggggctggtgctggtgccCACCGGGCATCCCGACCCCAACCCCCCTGTGGTGCCCAGCGGCCACCCATcccgccccagccccccggcAGGGCTCCCCAGCGCCCTTCTCCCCGCCGCTCGCCGTGtgcctgctgccacctcctggCACGGCCGGCGCCCGGcaccccgctccctgccccggcACCCCAGAGCCGGGCGCGGGCACTTTTGGGGTGTCTGTGCTCATCGCACCCCTGGCAGAGATTGGGGAATTCCTCGGCAACAGCACCCCCCAGCGCAGGGCAGCTAATTGTGGTCGTGCTGATGCTGTTCTGCAGTCCAGGCAGCTGGCAAGAGGGTTTTTactcttattattattattattactattactgttactgttttattcattctttttcttcagtgctttgcaaGAATCTCGACCCTAGATGAAGCCTTTGAGCCCTCAGCAGGAagaggtgctgagctgggggtGCGATGAGCTCCCGAACACCCAGGTGGGATGAGCACCATCGGGGTGACCCCAGCGGGGTGAGCGTGGGTCGTGGGCAGGAGTCAGAGAAGGGCAGCAGCGAGGCTTTAGCTGTCACATGCCAAAGCTCCTGGTCGCAGTTAGAGGTGGGGCCTGGGCTCTGAAAGCTGCCCAGGACCCACAGGATCAGTCCCTCTGCAGAAGGCAGGAGAAGAGCAGGGGCTGGCGAGGCCCTGCCCGACCGTGGGTCCCAAGCAgcggggtgggatttggggcaggCTGCCTCATGCGAGGGAAAGGGAAACCAGAAGGGGCAGGGATTTCTGCTCCGCTGAAATTTTGGTGGCTTGGGAAAAGTGTGGGTGGGAAAAGCTTTAAAGGCTCGTTGGTCCCGGGAAGGGATTAGCTGTAATAAGGCAGGTCACCGCCGCACAGGCAGTGTGGAGAGGCTCCCGCAGCGGCAGAGAGGGGTGCTCCCCACCTCGGCGAGCTCACACTGCCCCGGGGGAGCCGGGGTCCTCCCAGTGCCAAAAATCTCACCCAGGGGTGCTGCCCTTGTCCCTACATTGCCACCCTCCCAGCGCAGGGAGCCGCAGCAGGAGGGAGTTTCAGGGCGTTTTGCCTGATGTTGACATTGCCGAGGGAAAAGGCCCTGTTTTTAATCACCGACTGATTATTTCGAGGAAAGGCAGGGAAGCGGGAGTGGAGGTGGGCCCGGAGCACACCAAGGGAACAATGGGGCCAGTGTTGGGCTGAGCACCgcagctccctgcagaaacGCCCGGCAAGGAGTTTTCAGCACATTTCGATTCCCCGCTCAGGTATAATTACACCGGGGAACAAAGAGCCCTTCAGCCCTGCCCGCTCCCTCcggcacagccctggggggctgcgTGCACGCACGCACACATGTGTGCCAGCTCTCAGCGGGGTGTGAGGGGACGGTGACCAGGTGGATGGCTGTGCACGTCGGCAAAGGGACGGTGACACTGGATGGTGGCATGGGGACAAACCCTGGGCACATCCCCAGCTCCGCAGGCGGGTTGGCTCCTTTCGGGTctgtgcagccccagggcagaaagcaaagaacaaattcctcttcctgcctctctgctccGAGCCTGCCTTTTGGTGGAGGTGTCGCTGTGACCTGCAGCGGGTTTAATAAAGCCCCTTTTCTTCTGCCCCGTCCCGTGCACGGGAGCTGCCACAAGCCCCTCGTGGCGCCGTGCTCCTGGCATCAGCCCTGTGCAGTCCGGGAGGTGAGGATCCGGGTGCCCCTTAGGTGATGATGGCCACCCCCGTGCCCTGCCAGAAGCTGAATGTGCAGGTCTGTAAAACCCCAAGGGGGGTGGTTCTGGCATTGCCCATCCTTTGCCTTCAGCCTCAGAGCCCAGAGCCCccaggctgagccctgctgcttGCAGTCACCAACAGCACACAGcgaagcagagcagcagcataaATGGACGCTGAGGTAGGCAGGAggcattttttgggggggggaaattcaTCTGCTGTTAGTGCCCAGGTGCCTGGGGTGAAGGCACAAGCCCAGCACCTCCACTCTGCCCTGGACCCAGGGGCTGAGCCCTCCCCATGGGGAGCAGAAGCTGCCTGGC of the Anser cygnoides isolate HZ-2024a breed goose chromosome 16, Taihu_goose_T2T_genome, whole genome shotgun sequence genome contains:
- the SDC4 gene encoding syndecan-4 — protein: MPLPRVALLLLGLLLASAAAESVRETETMDARWLDYPGSGDLPDDEDIGKFKPPSTSDGLDIDETSGSGDYPDSEGAIYPTTMDTPLISDNYIPGDMERKIEGEKKNTMLDNEIIPDKALPVEENLSNKISMASTANSSIFERTEVLTALIAGGAVGLLFAVFLILLLVYRMKKKDEGSYDLGKKPIYKKAPTNEFYA